From Schistocerca americana isolate TAMUIC-IGC-003095 chromosome 11, iqSchAmer2.1, whole genome shotgun sequence, the proteins below share one genomic window:
- the LOC124553470 gene encoding piggyBac transposable element-derived protein 2-like gives MSIVHVPNTRDYWGEDTGTHLIKTTMTVNQYEQIHKFLHFNDNSAMIPRGEKGHDRLFKIRPIIELMRSRFQTIHVEECVSVDERICSTKARSYLKQYMPNKPHKYGYKLFVISGISGYAYDFEIFTGDENEPEKRVTGEEDLGASANVVVRLSRILPRNMNLKLYCDNYYTSLPLLVWLHKQGIYSLGTVRRNRVPDCKLPSEAELKKMARGASVERVTTVDGVDISNVVWKDNKSVMLLSTLAGQQPIHEAGRYDKKAKSRITIPCPQIINLYNKHMGGVDLDSIMGRHKILVKSRKWYIRLFYHLLDMGVVNSWLLYRRVAETKGIRRTMKLSEFRMEIAHCLCRSGQTSAKRGRPSNELENQIQAKKTKGPTAHAPPQDVRLDQVGHPPSYLQVGPINEQDKMSTQNDGLSLAYNNLNIAMSAPNRVFQCCLT, from the exons ATGTCAATAGTTCATGTACCTAATACGAGGGATTACTGGGGAGAAGATACTGGTACTCATCTGATCAAGACAACAATGACAGTGAATCAGTATGAGCAAATACATAagtttcttcacttcaatgacaacAGTGCAATGATACCCAGGGGTGAAAAAGGTCATGATAGACTCTTCAAGATAAGACCCATAATAGAATTGATGAGATCTCGGTTTCAAACAATACATGTTGAGGAGTGTGTTTCTGTTGATGAACGGATATGTTCAACAAAGGCTAGAAGTTATTTGAAACAATACATGCCAAACAAGCCTCATAAATATGGatacaaattatttgttattaGTGGCATATCTGGTTATGCCTACGATTTTGAGATTTTCACTGGAGATGAAAATGAACCAGAAAAAAGAGTGACTGGGGAGGAAGACTTGGGAGCAAGTGCAAATGTTGTAGTTCGACTCAGTAGGATACTACCAAGAAATATGAACCTCAAACTGTACTGTGACAATTATTACACAAGTCTGCCACTGCTTGTATGGTTACATAAACAAGGAATTTACTCACTTGGGACAGTCAGAAGAAACAGAGTGCCAGACTGCAAGCTCCCTTCAGAAGCTGAGCTGAAGAAAATGGCCCGAGGTGCATCAGTAGAGCGCGTCACAACAGTGGATGGTGTCGACATATCAAATGTAGTGTGGAAAGATAACAAGAGTGTAatgttgctttctacacttgctggACAGCAGCCTATTCATGAAGCAGGGAGGTATGACAAAAAAGCAAAGTCAAGAATAACAATACCTTGTCCACAAATAATTAACCTCTACAATAAACATATGGGAGGTGTTGACCTTGACAGCATAATGGGTCGACATAAAATTCTTGTGAAAAGTCGAAAATGGTATATAAGATTGTTTTACCATCTCCTGGACATGGGAGTAGTCAATTCCTGGCTGTTGTATAGGAGAGTAGCAGAAACCAAAGGGATTAGGAGAACTATGAAACTCTCCGAATTTCGAATGGAAATTGCTCACTGTTTGTGTCGCTCAGGTCAAACTTCAGCAAAACGTGGAAGGCCAAGTAATGAACTCGAAAACCAAATACAAGCTAAGAAGACAAAGGGGCCCACAGCACATGCACCTCCACAAGATGTAAGGCTGGATCAAGTAGGTCACCCGCCTTCGTACTTGCAA GTAGGGCCAATTAATGAACAAGACAAGATGAGCACTCAAAATGATGGGCTAAGTCTTGCATATAACAACCTCAACATAGCAATGAGTGCACCTAACAGAGTTTTTCAGTGTTGCTTAACATAA